CAGCGGATTTTGAATAAATCATTATCAGAAAAATTGCAGCTGATCGGCATCAATACTTCACATCTCAGTGAAAACAGTATTTCTAAAAGCGTGAGCATCTACTCGCCCATAAACGGTTTTGTATCGAAGGTAAATGTGAATATCGGAAAGTTCGTGAATCCTTCCGATGTGTTGTTTGAGATTGTAAATCCGGCTGATATTCATCTGGCGCTAACGGTATTTGAGAAGGATGTAAACAAGCTATCTGTTGGCCAAATAGTTACTGCTTATACCAATGCAGAGCCTGATAAGAAATATCTATGTAAAATCATTTTGATCGGTAAAGATCTTTCTCCGGAAAGAAGTGTACAGGTCCATTGTCATTTTGAACAGTATGACAAGGTGCTTATTCCAGGGACTTTTATGAATGGTGAAGTAGAAGCAGCGAACGACAGCACCTGGTCATTGCCGGAAGATGCAGTAGTACGCTATGAGAGCAAGGAATTTGTTTTCTGCAAACGAGAGCAAAACATCTTTGAAATGACGCCGGTAAAAACAGGCAATCATGAAAACGGATTTATTGAGATTGTAGTGGATGGTGCTAATAATTTACTGCAAAAACAGTTTGTCACCAAAGGAGCCTATTCCCTGTTAATGAAAGTTAAGAATACGGAAGAGGAATAATCTGATACTACAAGCAGTATTTGTTTCCCGGATGGAGTAGTTAATGTTTGGCTTTCCATCCGGGTTATCAGATTTTGATAAGGTTATACCAATATGACCATAATATTTTATCATAGTCTAATCAATAGCCAGATGCACAAAAACAAGGCTTCCACCGGGCAAAAAAGCAGTGCCAAGCCCCGTAGAAAAAAACTGTCTAACAAGGATATTTTCATGATCATCGCAACGGTGATTATGGCACTCCTGCTTGTTGCTTATGTTGTGCTTTATATGGTCCACTATTCCAGACTGATTGAACATCACCCATAGTTATGAATGGGTTTTAATAATAAACTTATTGTCATTGCAAACAGTTTTTCCCTTTTTACTGTTCAGAAATTGGCTTCTAACAGGTCATAATTTCCCTTTCCTATCGAGTGAACATCCAACCAGTATAAAATCTTACAAACCTTTGTGCTTATAGTATAATAGACGGGACTAGAGCCGCATCTACATTTGTGATCAATTAGGAACAAAAAAATTCACATTAATCACAATGTTATGTTGCGAATATCTATTTACCCGATCCTGCTACCACTGGCTGTTTCAGCAAGCCTTTTGGCTGCATGCAGCAACGGAAAATCTGCATCGAAGAAAGCAGCGGAAGCAGCGCCGTCGCCTGCACTTCCCGTTGATATTGTGCTTGCAAAGGAGGAAACCCTGAACCAGCTGGAGAGCATCACTGGCACTACTGTCTCTTTCCGGGAGGTGATGATCAGGAGTGAAGTGTCCCAACGCATCCTTCAAGTCGGCTTTCATGACGGAACCCAGGTTGCTGAAGGACAGTTATTATACAAATTAAATGATGCCGAACTGCAAGCCAGGTTGAAACAGCTTTCCGCAGAGCTGGAGCTGGCGGGCCTCAATGAACGAAGGCTGGCCGACCTACTGAAAACCGAAGCAGTGAAACAGCAGGAGTACGATGAGGTAGCTACCAAACTGAATATGCTGCAGGCGCAAAAGGAACTGCTTCAAGCCGAACTTGCTAAAACTGCTATCCACGCACCGTTTGCAGGCAGGATCGGGATATCTCAACTGGTTGCGGGCGCCTATGTTACTCCAAATGCGGAATTGGTAAGCCTACAGGATCTGGGACAGATCAAGATCAATTTCGCCGTACCGGAGAAGTACCTGCCGTTGATCGGAACAGGCAACCAGGTAGCATTCACTACAGGGCTTTCACAGGAAAAACATTCTGCCACCATCAAGGCAACAGAGCCCGGCGTTAATGCGGACAACAGGAGTATCCTGGTGCAGGCGGTGGCCGCCAATCCCGGTGGCAAGCTCAAAGCAGGATTGTCTGCAAGGATTTTCTTTTCAACAGCAGATCCTGACGCTAAAGGTATTACTGTACCAACTGAAGCGCTGATACCCGGCGGTCAAGGATATGCCGTTTTTGTGCTGAAAGGCGGAATAGCAAAGATGTCACCGGTGGCTATCGGAAGCAGGACTGAATCGCATGCCGTCATTACCTCCGGCTTACAGGATGGCGATAGCATTATCGTCTCTAATATTCTCAGGCTTGGAGACGGTGCGCCGGTACAAGCGGTTGCATCAAAATAAGACTTCAAATTATTTACGATTATGAATTTACCCACACTAAGCATAAAAAAGCCGGTACTAGGAGGCGTATTCTCTGTCCTGATCATCATCATGGGACTGGTAGGATGGAAAAACCTCGGCATCCGGGAATTTCCGCTTACGGAGGCACCGGTCATCTCCGTCGTTACCTTCTACCCCGGGGCCAGCCCCGATGTGATTGCATCGAAGATCACGAAACCTATAGAAGAATCGCTGGCTGAAGCGGGTGGCGTACGAACTATATCTTCCGAATCCAGGGAGCAGGCCAGTGTTATTTCCGTGGAATTTAACAGAGATGTGGACCTGGAGGATGCGCTCAATGATGTGCGCGACAAAGTGGCAAAGTCGCGTAATCAGTTGCCTGCGGACGTTGATCCGCCTATAGTGGAGAAGGCCAGTTCCGCCGATAACCTGGTCGCTTTCCTGGAAGTGGAGAGCGATACAAAAGATATCAAGGAGGTCAGCCACCTGGCGGCTACCGTTATCAAAGATCGTATGCAGTCCATACCTGGCATCAACCGTGTTGCCGTTGTCGGCGAACATAAATATGCCATGCGCCTGCGCTTCGATCCCGTGAAGCTGGCCGCATACCGCCTTACTCCGGAAGATATCCGCCAGGCGCTCCTCCGGGAAAACATGGACCTGCCTTCGGGCAAGATTGAAGGCAACAATACGGAACTGACCGTGCGTACTATGGGACGGCTTACAACGGCTGAAGACTTCAACGAGATGATCATCAAACAATCCGGGGCTTCGGTGATCCGATTGAAAGATATCGGGTTTGCGGAACTGGGTGAGCATAACGAGCGTACGGCGATCATCAACGAAACGGGTAATGCAAACCGTGTGGGCATAGGTATTGCCATCCAGATCCAACGCGGTGCCAACGCCATCGAGGTGGTGGATGAGTTTTACCGGCGCCTGGATCAGCTCCGCAGTGAAATACCGAAAGATTACCGGCTGATCGTCGGTTTTGATTTTACAAAGCCGGTGAGGGAATCCATCAAAGAGGTAGAAGAAACGCTTTTCATCGCCTTTGGGCTTGTTGTTCTGATTATTTTTCTGTTTTTAAGAGATTGGCGATCCACCATCATCCCGGTATTAGCGATCCCTGTTTCGATTCTCTCTGCATTCTTTATCATGTATATTGCCGGTTTCTCTATTAATGTACTCACCCTGTTGGGCTTGGTGCTGGCCATCGGGTTGGTAGTGGATGATGCCATTGTGGTGCTGGAAAACATTTATAAAAAGGTAGAGGAAGGCATGACGCCCGTTCAGGCAGCCTTTAAAGGGTCGAAAGAGATTTATTTCGCTGTTATATCTACTACCATTACGCTGGCAGCCGTGTTCCTGCCCATCGTGTTCATGGGTGGAATCAGTGGACAGCTATTCAAGGAATTTGCCATCGTTGTATCTGGT
The genomic region above belongs to Chitinophaga sp. 180180018-3 and contains:
- a CDS encoding efflux RND transporter periplasmic adaptor subunit; protein product: MKQFVIAICALLVSCGSGPKQDEKVPSSKKEGLVELTADQMKNSGVVIAGMEKRRIASVIKVNGQIDVPPQNMVSISFPLGGFLKSTNLLPGMHVNKGAVIGVMEDQQFIQLQQDYLTSSAKLDYLEKEYNRQRELNKTKATSDKMFEQTEAEFRSQRILNKSLSEKLQLIGINTSHLSENSISKSVSIYSPINGFVSKVNVNIGKFVNPSDVLFEIVNPADIHLALTVFEKDVNKLSVGQIVTAYTNAEPDKKYLCKIILIGKDLSPERSVQVHCHFEQYDKVLIPGTFMNGEVEAANDSTWSLPEDAVVRYESKEFVFCKREQNIFEMTPVKTGNHENGFIEIVVDGANNLLQKQFVTKGAYSLLMKVKNTEEE
- a CDS encoding efflux RND transporter periplasmic adaptor subunit; this encodes MLRISIYPILLPLAVSASLLAACSNGKSASKKAAEAAPSPALPVDIVLAKEETLNQLESITGTTVSFREVMIRSEVSQRILQVGFHDGTQVAEGQLLYKLNDAELQARLKQLSAELELAGLNERRLADLLKTEAVKQQEYDEVATKLNMLQAQKELLQAELAKTAIHAPFAGRIGISQLVAGAYVTPNAELVSLQDLGQIKINFAVPEKYLPLIGTGNQVAFTTGLSQEKHSATIKATEPGVNADNRSILVQAVAANPGGKLKAGLSARIFFSTADPDAKGITVPTEALIPGGQGYAVFVLKGGIAKMSPVAIGSRTESHAVITSGLQDGDSIIVSNILRLGDGAPVQAVASK